In Leptodactylus fuscus isolate aLepFus1 chromosome 9, aLepFus1.hap2, whole genome shotgun sequence, the genomic window ctttggttaaaggggttttccagtccaAAACTGAGTTTTCATAGTGATGATCTGTCCACGGGATAGGTTACTAGTATGTGATTGTTTGGGATCCAACTCCCGGACCCTACACAGATCGTCCtggtgctggcagctgcctggtGCCCCAATATGACTTGTATAGGAGTGCTGCTTTCACTAGTAGCTTCTGACATCCAGAAACTTCTAGAAGATTTGATCTGTGCAGCATCCAAGTGTCAGACCCCAGCAGGTCACatgctgataacctatcctgtagATATGACATTAGTATGAAAATTGAATttagggctggaaaacccctttaagcaatgacACAGTTCATACTCCCTTTATCCAGACAGTTCTGGGCGATGGCTGTATTGGTAGCCATATGgttggtcacccagcttttctagaagCAGAATAAACAGCTAGTTCTATGGACTGGCCAGCAGTGTCTGTTTAGATAATTTTTGCAAACATTCGGAGCCTTGCTTTACCCTGCAGCGCTGCCTTTGCAGGATTCCATGTGGTTCGCCAATCATGGTGGTGTCTGCAAATCCAACCATATGAAAGGTGCTTTATTAAAGGGACAATACACCTGCCATCTGTCTAGTGTCTGCAGTCTATTGCTCTTTGTTATCCGCCATTAAGGCTGGGGAGAGATACATGGTCCTGATGTCTTCTCTTGTTCTACAGGGAGTATGAagaaggaggagagaagaagacagagactaGATACACGTACAGTGAGTACCTCCATACCCGGACATCTGTATTACTGACTGTTATCTGTCATGGCTTCTCAGTAATGGGAGCCTTTGGAATACTTGGCGCACATTTTGGTGCATGTGATTGGCACAAGTGATGCCTCCATATTTATTGAGTGAAAGGGAAATTTCCATTTGTGTAACACTCGGAGCCGCTCTGTATCGCACAAGGTTTTACGTCATGTTGAGAAATTTCCTTACACTGCAGATGGGAAATATTACAGGCTCCGCTTTTAAAATATTTGGTAACTTTGGTCATACTTTGCCTATCGCAGTGTCCTATCCTCTAGTCACACCCAAATCTGCATTCAGAATTTTGCTGTTGGAGATAGAAGGCGTCAGGTTCAGGAATGCAGCTGTAGTTGTTATCCTGCAATGTTGCTAGACCTGagaaatttcacattttgaagttGTCCTTGCCATTTTCCTCAGACACTGAATGGAGGTCAGAGGTTGTCAGCAGTCGACATTTTGACAGAGAGATTGCCCATCGGAACCCCAGGTGAGCGCTCACAAGTATCTAATCTGCTAATACAGTGCAATGGCCATAATACATGAGCACAGCAGCCCCCTCTGGTGGCCAGCAGCACAATTCCAACTCCAGCCGCAGCCCCATGCGGTGATATTTTGTTACAATGTAGTCGCTGATCACATTATCTATGGATACAAATGTTTATTTTCCAGCGCCATGGCGGTAGAGTCATACACAGCGGTGGCTGCAGACGTACAGGTCGGAAGTTACTATTTATCGAAGGGTAAGTGGTCGCATGTGTTTACACCTCAATCCCTCTGCCTGGCGGGAAGTAAATAAAAGTAAGGCTCACATGGAGAAATCTGCCACAGATTTGGGAGAAGAGTCTGCCTCCGAATCCATGGCAGATTCCGTCCTGAATCTGCCGTCCATTGCGTTCAATAGGAGGACACATACAAAAAATCAGTGCCTTACTTGATGTATCGGCATTCTGTCACGGCAATCCTGCTGCCGAATACGAATTTCTCTTGGGTTTTCGCTCATCACTTCTTCTGTTTTGACGACATGAACAATAAATTAAAGCAACAGTTAAGGGTTTGTCTAAGACCCCATGTGTATTGGATACGGATGCCCTGCCctcaggatagaccatcagtatctCATACCCCCATCCTTCACCGATTAGCTGAGCCGGCGGACAGAATCTATATACAGGGTAGAAGGTCAGAAGCAATAGGAATAggaacagagccagaagctgtatacagtgcacagctctgtagcgATGACAGGGGAACAGCAGCCATGCTCCTGTATACAGTTTCTCGCAGCTGGATCAGCCATTTGGTGGGGGTCCGACGCCCAAACCtttcaccaatcagatattgatgcagTATCCTGTGTATAGGCCTTAAGTATCCAATACACACGAGGtcttagacaactcctttaaggatgTGGGTGGAACGATCCATAAATTATACATATATGGTGACAGCTCATGTCCCCCAGAGCAGCGCTCTTCTCTCCTTTTTACCTCAAACTTCTGATCTTTCCATTTTTGCTCCAGGACTGATTAATAAGATCGACAACTTTAAGCAGCTGAGTCTGTCTCAGATCAAGAATCCGCACATGGATGTCACCACTGAAGGAAATTACTTCTATCAGAGCGCCAATCCCAAGAACCCAGAGGTACATACCATGAAATCTGATAATCCGGCCTCCTCAGGACCAGCGTGAGGTGTCCGGACCATCAGATATGTGTATAGGCGTCCACTGCCCACCTAGATTAGTATTAGAGATGCCATGGGCACCTGAAGTGTCGGTAACTCCTGGTATTATGGCGTGGGAATATTATTGTCATGTTGGGATTTCCAGGCCATTGAGGCCCAACTAATACTGCAAGTGTTTGGGATTTTCCACTACATAGAAATGAaagacaggcagaattttttagTGCATTCTGCAACAACAAGTCCACAGAACTTCTGCACGGCTGATTTGCTACAAAATAATTGATAGCATGCAGAAATGTTTGTAAGATCTCATCCACATGGCTTGTACTGTAATCTGCTGTTTATTctcaaaatgggggggggggggggttcaccaaACATAATGGTAATGTTATCGCACTCACATTGAATCTCTCTTGCAGGTGGGGGATTTGCGCATCTCTTTCTGGTTTGCCGGAGTTGCGATGGGAGGCCCAACGTTTGGAGCAGTTGATGCGGTAATTCCATATAATGCTGGCTATTCATGGTAACATCAGTGAGGTGCGAGGTTTTATGTGCCTCATGAGAGAATACAATGGGAACTTGCAAGCACTGGTGGCTTTTTTACAATTGTGGGATATGGATATGTCCTGCCCCATGCCCAGTGTGTCAGCTGTGTTCGGCGGGGTATTCATTGCATATTAGTAAGATATATGAGTAGTGGGgccctgacacccaggacccccacatatCAGCTAGTTGAAGAGGCCTTAACAATTCGTGGCCTCTTCATTGAACTCCAAGCACAGTGCAGCACATATTATagtagctgtgcttggtattgcagctcagccccatgcaCTTGAATGTGACTGAGCTCCTGCTCTACCATGTGATGGATAAACGTAATGTcatcctcaaacagctgatcagcagaatTCTTTATGTCCGACCCCCACACTGATCACATATCAACGACCTATCTTAAGGGTCAGTATAAAGGTCATGTAAAACTCCATTAAAGGGAAAGTTCAACCCATGATTTGGCGCGATTATAATATAAAGCTCCTTTCCACCAGGTGAGCATCATAGCACGGCAGCGAGGAGGAGAACTGGTATCTTACAAGACCAAATCTGGAGACCAACTAGAACTACTGTACATGGGGAGCCACACAGCGGAGGTGCGTATGATAAAAGAGAGTTGGCGGgtgtctccccctcccctatacttaccatgagggggtgctgtgtacctTTCAGGAGATGTTCCATGCAGAGCATCAGAGCAACATCATGAAGACCTGGGCCCTGCGCGCTGCCGGCTGGCTGATGATGTTCGTAGGCATAAGTCTGATGACCAAGATCATCCACACTCTAGGTAAGTACTCTTACATGAGATGGACAAAGTAGTGTAATTATACAGTAATAGCATCCCTTATGGGGTGACCCTAAAGATCAGATGGTTAATGAGGCCGCAGGATTTAGGTGAATGCTGAATATGAAGCATAGTGACTTACATAATATGGGGGGCTGTactttgtattgcagctcagccccattcagttgaa contains:
- the TMEM43 gene encoding transmembrane protein 43, with amino-acid sequence MARQYADSTREHTSIRSEPAPGFLQRLSDTAGGMLVGLVAFTLSFYLLFTNEGRAVQTAASLDEGLSVVVPIGNIQRLDPTNEGHLLHLTGHLQTSKPLFDPNYGVSMHCVQLKRQVEMYQWVEYEESKEYEEGGEKKTETRYTYNTEWRSEVVSSRHFDREIAHRNPSAMAVESYTAVAADVQVGSYYLSKGLINKIDNFKQLSLSQIKNPHMDVTTEGNYFYQSANPKNPEVGDLRISFWFAGVAMGGPTFGAVDAVSIIARQRGGELVSYKTKSGDQLELLYMGSHTAEEMFHAEHQSNIMKTWALRAAGWLMMFVGISLMTKIIHTLVDWFPIVRDLVNLGLKLFALCLSSSLSLLTIASGWLFYRPLIALMLSAAAIGIILLARSRVPAKKYQ